The proteins below come from a single Halomonas binhaiensis genomic window:
- a CDS encoding ion transporter has translation MSLFQLLIVLLSIYVIGAMVVQSLYELPEEIDTLIDKLDVLVCIFFFADFVVRFRAAESKWRFMRWGWIDLLASIPVGYFYAGRALRVIQVIRLLRAFKSMHAIWELLFRNKAKGIFASVASASVVLIIIGSTVILLVEGPNPGSSINTAEEAIWWSIVTVTTVGYGDYYPVTTLGRVVAIMLMVAGVGLFGSFAAYVGSLFVDEQEDESGRLHRANRQMMRELYKEIIELRQEVSLLRDELAVQRGAREEDQALAGETAAPLPAGKEEGDA, from the coding sequence TTGAGCCTGTTTCAGTTGCTGATCGTGCTGTTGTCCATCTATGTCATCGGCGCCATGGTGGTCCAGTCTTTATATGAGCTACCGGAAGAAATCGATACGCTGATCGACAAGCTGGATGTATTGGTCTGTATCTTCTTTTTTGCCGATTTCGTGGTTCGTTTTCGGGCCGCCGAGAGCAAGTGGCGTTTCATGCGCTGGGGGTGGATCGATCTGCTGGCGAGCATTCCTGTTGGCTATTTCTATGCTGGGCGTGCGCTGAGGGTCATCCAGGTCATCCGGTTGCTGCGGGCATTCAAGTCGATGCATGCGATCTGGGAACTGCTGTTTCGCAACAAGGCCAAGGGAATCTTTGCCTCTGTCGCTTCGGCGTCGGTTGTGCTGATCATCATAGGTTCCACGGTGATTTTGCTGGTCGAGGGACCGAACCCAGGAAGCTCCATCAACACTGCCGAGGAGGCGATCTGGTGGTCTATTGTCACCGTGACGACGGTGGGATATGGCGATTATTACCCTGTCACCACCCTGGGCCGGGTGGTAGCCATCATGCTGATGGTCGCGGGGGTCGGGTTGTTCGGTAGCTTTGCGGCTTATGTCGGTTCGTTGTTCGTGGATGAGCAGGAAGATGAAAGTGGTCGCTTGCATCGAGCCAATCGCCAGATGATGCGGGAACTTTACAAGGAAATTATCGAGTTGCGTCAGGAAGTGTCCTTGCTGCGTGATGAACTGGCTGTGCAGCGAGGTGCCCGGGAAGAAGACCAGGCATTGGCAGGAGAAACAGCAGCACCCTTGCCAGCAGGCAAGGAAGAGGGTGACGCCTGA
- a CDS encoding PepSY domain-containing protein, with translation MNKTLITGLIALTLSISTMANADSSASRADIEHLLQDAKSYGFTRFEELEVDDEDRFDVEGWRQDGWHLDIDLSLNDNRILKEQQRKSETPDWSLSHDEVIQALDAAQQSELDEISSIEVDCTGRIEIEGYNSQHQEIELYIDRKTFEVIGVDKDI, from the coding sequence ATGAACAAGACCCTGATTACCGGGCTTATAGCCCTGACTCTATCGATTTCCACTATGGCAAATGCCGACAGCAGTGCCAGTCGTGCGGATATTGAACACCTGCTACAGGATGCCAAGAGCTACGGTTTCACGCGCTTCGAAGAACTTGAAGTTGATGACGAAGACCGTTTCGACGTGGAAGGCTGGCGACAGGATGGCTGGCATCTGGACATCGATTTGTCACTGAATGACAACCGCATACTGAAAGAGCAGCAGCGCAAGAGCGAGACTCCCGATTGGAGCCTGAGTCATGATGAAGTCATTCAGGCGCTGGATGCTGCACAGCAATCTGAGCTGGATGAAATTTCGTCTATAGAGGTTGATTGCACAGGCCGTATAGAGATTGAAGGATACAATTCTCAACATCAGGAAATAGAATTATACATTGATAGAAAGACCTTTGAAGTTATCGGGGTCGATAAAGACATCTAA
- a CDS encoding SulP family inorganic anion transporter has translation MKMFRTLPQDAMASVVVFLVALPLCMGIAIASGMPPAKGLITGIIGGLIVGFLSGSPLQVSGPAAGLAVLVFELVRTYGMAVLGPVLLLAGFIQLLAGLLRLGGWFRVTAPAVVSGMLAGIGILIVLSQLHVMFDAAPLASGLDNLLAFPGALMEAFSLTGEGNAVAGLIGIGTIASMWLWERYRPTALRFLPGALVGVSLATFLSLWLALPIKRVELPANLGDAIDWITPQSLASLADPQLLVAALALAFIASAETLLSAAAVDRMHSGPRSQFNRELSAQGIGNMLCGALGALPMTGVIVRSSANVQAGARGRGSAILHGLWLLALVSLLPSVLQSIPIASLGGVLVYTGFKLVDPKAIRNLGQYGRIPPLIYVSTALCIVATDLLTGVLVGFALTLLKLLWSASKIHTRLITTDTNRAELHLSGTATFLRVPRLAKVLADIEPSTHLRICMDQLHYIDHASIELLEDWGRSARTQGGSLEIVGEKELKHRVEGRQRAALAQP, from the coding sequence ATGAAGATGTTTCGCACTCTACCGCAAGACGCAATGGCCTCTGTCGTAGTCTTTCTTGTTGCACTCCCTCTGTGCATGGGCATCGCCATCGCTTCAGGCATGCCCCCGGCCAAGGGCCTGATCACCGGTATCATTGGTGGACTCATTGTTGGTTTCCTTTCTGGCTCCCCTCTGCAGGTAAGTGGACCGGCAGCCGGTCTCGCCGTGCTGGTATTCGAACTGGTTCGCACCTATGGCATGGCAGTTCTCGGCCCTGTGCTGCTACTGGCAGGATTCATTCAACTACTCGCAGGCCTGCTGCGCCTGGGGGGTTGGTTCCGAGTCACGGCCCCGGCAGTGGTATCCGGCATGCTGGCGGGTATCGGTATTCTCATCGTGCTATCACAGCTCCACGTGATGTTCGATGCGGCTCCCCTGGCTTCTGGCCTGGATAACCTGCTCGCCTTTCCTGGTGCGCTAATGGAGGCTTTCAGCCTGACGGGCGAAGGCAACGCAGTCGCCGGACTGATCGGCATTGGCACGATCGCCAGCATGTGGCTATGGGAACGTTACCGCCCCACGGCATTGCGCTTCTTGCCCGGTGCACTGGTCGGCGTCAGCTTGGCGACGTTTCTCAGTCTTTGGCTGGCGCTACCTATCAAACGTGTGGAACTACCGGCCAACCTGGGCGATGCCATCGACTGGATCACCCCGCAGAGCCTTGCCAGCCTGGCCGATCCGCAATTGCTTGTCGCCGCTCTGGCTCTCGCCTTCATTGCCAGCGCCGAGACATTACTGTCGGCCGCTGCCGTCGACCGGATGCATTCTGGACCACGTTCACAGTTCAATCGTGAACTCTCGGCACAAGGCATCGGTAATATGCTGTGTGGCGCCTTGGGTGCCCTACCGATGACCGGCGTCATCGTGCGCAGCTCCGCCAATGTCCAGGCGGGTGCACGCGGACGAGGCTCTGCCATTCTCCATGGACTCTGGTTGCTGGCACTGGTCTCCTTGCTGCCGAGTGTGCTGCAGAGCATTCCTATCGCCAGCCTAGGCGGCGTACTGGTCTACACCGGCTTCAAGCTGGTCGACCCCAAGGCGATTCGCAACCTTGGTCAGTATGGGCGTATCCCGCCACTGATCTATGTCTCTACAGCACTATGCATCGTTGCGACTGATCTGCTGACCGGGGTATTGGTAGGCTTTGCACTGACCTTGCTGAAGCTGTTGTGGAGTGCTTCGAAGATCCACACCAGGCTGATAACGACGGATACCAACCGGGCCGAACTGCATCTGAGCGGCACTGCCACATTCTTGCGTGTGCCACGTCTGGCCAAGGTCCTTGCTGATATCGAACCCAGCACTCACCTGCGCATCTGCATGGATCAGCTCCATTACATTGACCATGCCAGCATAGAGCTTCTCGAAGACTGGGGGCGCTCTGCCCGCACCCAGGGAGGCAGCCTGGAGATTGTCGGCGAAAAAGAGTTGAAACATCGTGTCGAGGGTCGACAAAGGGCAGCACTGGCACAACCCTGA
- a CDS encoding PepSY domain-containing protein produces the protein MKKTLSYSLAALTLSGTVSTSALADDKGISREELNRLLQSASDYGFTNYDELGVDDGQFEIEGWRKDGWRLDVDMALNDGSLLREQQRQSQIPDWSLSGDEVSKALDRAQNEGLELIVGLDANQSHIEVDGYGTDHQEIEIRLNRDTFDVDGVEYDD, from the coding sequence ATGAAAAAGACGTTGAGTTACAGCCTGGCCGCCCTGACGCTCTCCGGCACTGTGAGCACCTCTGCCCTGGCGGATGACAAAGGCATCTCCCGGGAAGAACTGAACCGTCTGTTGCAGAGTGCCAGCGACTATGGATTCACCAACTACGACGAACTCGGCGTCGACGATGGCCAATTCGAAATCGAAGGCTGGCGCAAGGACGGCTGGAGGCTCGACGTCGATATGGCGCTCAATGATGGCAGTCTTCTGCGGGAGCAGCAGCGTCAGAGCCAGATTCCTGACTGGAGCCTGAGTGGCGATGAAGTCAGCAAGGCTCTGGACAGAGCACAGAACGAAGGACTGGAGCTTATCGTCGGTCTGGACGCCAATCAATCCCATATCGAAGTGGACGGCTACGGCACGGATCACCAGGAAATCGAGATACGCCTGAACCGCGACACATTCGATGTTGATGGAGTCGAATACGATGATTAA
- a CDS encoding MerR family transcriptional regulator, whose translation MKVSELARQAGVTAETVRHYTREGLLAPSRDPGNGYHHYDRQDLERLGFIQRARTLGFSLSEIHDILGHADHGDSPCPMVRDLLAARLPQIRRRIRELEELASRMEQAMKTWEKMPDGVPDGHSLCRLIESVPTPSQEEDA comes from the coding sequence ATGAAAGTCAGTGAACTCGCTCGCCAGGCCGGCGTCACCGCTGAGACAGTGCGTCACTACACCCGCGAAGGATTGCTGGCACCAAGCCGCGACCCTGGTAATGGCTATCACCACTATGATCGCCAGGACCTGGAACGCCTCGGCTTCATCCAGCGTGCCCGGACCCTGGGCTTCAGTTTGTCCGAAATCCACGACATCCTCGGTCACGCCGACCACGGTGACTCGCCTTGCCCGATGGTGCGCGACTTGCTGGCCGCCCGCCTGCCTCAGATCCGCCGCCGTATTCGTGAGCTTGAGGAACTGGCCTCGCGCATGGAGCAGGCCATGAAAACCTGGGAAAAAATGCCCGATGGTGTTCCCGATGGACATAGCCTTTGCCGTTTGATCGAAAGCG
- a CDS encoding OmpP1/FadL family transporter: MHNKFKPLTLAIAAAATAVSSQAMAGAFQLNEQSVSGQGTSFAGRASTVNDASIVYGNPAGMSFLDEAQITGGVTYLMPSTDIDSASGTATGTNDGDMVPDKAIPFAYYVQPINDHLHFGLGVYAPFGLITDYESDFQGRYFGDYSHVEVATIQPTISVKFSDQVSAGFGVTYNRIEGKLGSRTPGGATVVNPDGSTSVAGDGRVVVDGDDEAWGFTWGLMYKPWEHTTFGLAYHSEVDYDLEGDASFENQVVPYDHPVLGTIPVSASLSTDASLGVSLPATWDLSVTHELNDKWTLMGGVTRVEWSSFDELVVKNDIRQIEEVQNYKDSMQYALGASYKANDQWVLRGGVAYDESPIRDEDRTVRVPSGDRMIYSLGAGWTPVQNLTVDVAYTYLDEDNAKLSQEDPLRGSYKADYDNSAHGFGAQVTYRF; encoded by the coding sequence ATGCACAACAAGTTCAAACCCCTCACCCTCGCCATCGCAGCGGCTGCCACCGCTGTTTCATCCCAGGCCATGGCTGGCGCCTTTCAGTTGAACGAGCAGAGCGTCAGTGGACAGGGCACCTCATTCGCCGGACGCGCATCGACGGTCAATGATGCCTCTATTGTCTATGGCAACCCGGCGGGGATGTCCTTCCTCGACGAAGCCCAGATCACGGGTGGTGTGACCTATCTGATGCCGAGTACGGATATCGATAGTGCTTCTGGTACTGCCACTGGTACCAATGACGGAGACATGGTGCCGGACAAGGCGATTCCCTTTGCGTATTACGTGCAGCCGATCAATGACCATCTGCACTTCGGCCTGGGGGTTTATGCGCCCTTTGGCTTGATTACCGACTACGAGTCGGACTTCCAGGGGCGCTATTTTGGCGATTACAGCCATGTAGAGGTTGCCACTATTCAGCCGACCATCTCGGTCAAGTTCAGTGACCAGGTCTCCGCTGGCTTCGGCGTGACCTACAACCGTATCGAAGGCAAGTTGGGTTCCCGTACGCCTGGTGGTGCTACTGTCGTGAATCCGGATGGCAGCACCTCGGTAGCTGGCGATGGTCGAGTGGTGGTTGATGGTGACGATGAAGCCTGGGGCTTTACCTGGGGTCTGATGTACAAGCCCTGGGAGCACACGACATTCGGCCTTGCCTATCATTCCGAGGTGGACTACGACCTCGAGGGGGATGCCTCCTTCGAGAACCAGGTTGTCCCATATGACCATCCCGTTCTCGGTACAATTCCTGTCTCGGCTTCACTGAGTACGGATGCTTCCCTCGGAGTAAGCCTGCCAGCTACTTGGGACTTGTCGGTGACCCATGAGCTGAACGACAAGTGGACCTTGATGGGCGGTGTGACACGGGTCGAGTGGAGCAGCTTCGATGAGCTGGTGGTCAAGAATGACATCCGACAGATAGAAGAAGTCCAGAACTACAAGGACAGCATGCAGTACGCCCTGGGTGCCAGCTACAAGGCGAACGACCAGTGGGTGCTCCGCGGTGGCGTGGCCTATGATGAATCGCCCATTCGAGATGAAGACCGTACCGTTCGCGTGCCGTCCGGTGATCGTATGATCTATTCCCTTGGCGCGGGATGGACGCCGGTCCAGAATCTGACGGTGGACGTGGCCTACACCTACCTCGACGAAGATAATGCCAAGCTGTCTCAGGAAGATCCCCTGCGTGGCAGCTATAAGGCAGACTACGACAACTCTGCCCATGGCTTTGGTGCCCAGGTCACCTATCGTTTCTGA
- a CDS encoding carbonic anhydrase: MQDHGRNPADESRNADAALQDIIQGFQNFHQNVYPQQQTLFKRLAKAQQPHVMVITCADSRIALELITQSAPGTLFVTRNVGNVVPPYGQMNGGVSTAIEYAVLSLGVKHIIICGHSDCGAMKAVLNPASLDGMPTVRAWLRHAEVARSVVETNCGCAGHDTLGVLTEENVVAQLDHLRTHPSVAARLASGQLNIHGWVYDIESCTIRAYDAAKRRFLPLDGNDVPSATPQPRYANA, translated from the coding sequence ATGCAAGATCATGGAAGGAATCCAGCCGACGAATCTCGCAACGCTGACGCGGCTCTGCAGGATATCATTCAGGGCTTTCAGAACTTTCACCAGAATGTATATCCGCAACAACAGACACTCTTCAAGCGCCTGGCCAAGGCTCAGCAGCCACACGTCATGGTCATTACCTGTGCCGACTCACGAATTGCACTGGAACTGATCACCCAAAGCGCGCCAGGTACTCTGTTCGTTACGCGCAACGTCGGCAATGTCGTCCCCCCTTATGGCCAGATGAATGGTGGAGTATCCACCGCCATCGAGTACGCAGTACTCAGCCTGGGGGTGAAACACATCATCATTTGCGGACATTCCGACTGCGGTGCCATGAAAGCCGTGCTCAATCCGGCTAGCCTGGATGGCATGCCAACCGTCAGGGCCTGGTTGCGCCATGCCGAAGTCGCACGCAGCGTAGTCGAGACCAACTGCGGCTGCGCAGGCCACGACACCCTGGGCGTCTTGACTGAAGAAAACGTCGTGGCTCAGCTTGACCATCTGCGCACCCATCCATCTGTCGCTGCCCGCCTGGCCAGTGGCCAGCTCAATATCCACGGCTGGGTGTATGACATAGAAAGCTGCACCATCCGCGCCTATGACGCTGCCAAACGCCGTTTCCTGCCACTGGATGGCAACGATGTCCCTTCTGCGACACCGCAACCCCGTTACGCCAATGCTTGA
- a CDS encoding TonB-dependent receptor family protein yields MPRPLITLVAPAIVLGSSHALAQALPDHATELAPVTVEASRLYRELYTTPMAVSEVDEQAISQGQQRVRLDESLALVPGLFIQNRDNFAQGQRVSIRGFGARAPFGVRGITILMDGIPYTLPDGQAQLDAIDLDSARQIEVIRGPAAVQYGNAAGGVVSVTTADGRGEGPSTTRLHASGGSDGYAKLAVQNGGENGPWSHHISASWLQLDGYRDHSRAEKALFDAKLRYQLDDDRALGLTLNLLDNPVAEDPGGLTREQADDDPRQAGRFTEDYDTGQKVDQQVIGLHYEDLAFGPGALYLRGFTSWRNFEQQLPYPGDSLIDYKRNYYGGSAEYHQRMHLGDLPLDVMFGMDVAHQEDDRHRREIAFDGSDLGEVANESQSADSLGLFAQGDLALSDAWTLSLGGRFDHVALEVDDDYQDDGDQSGKRTFDETNGSLGISYRYLPYHQIYANTSTAFETPTFSEFANPDGTGGFNPDIEPQRAWSRELGARGSLGELDYDVALFSIDVKDELVPYEGSSGRTFYDNAGDTSRDGIEVALGWQPLDSLRLDSALTLARYRFDHVSGSNLDGKRLPGLPETTWNTQLTWFGQGSDAARRFATLETQYVGDMVADNANQVDVDDYWLVNLRAGDGWRLSSGNVVSGYIGIRNLFDEAYYANVRINANNDRYFEPAPDRSFYAGLELTF; encoded by the coding sequence ATGCCCCGCCCGCTCATCACTCTAGTGGCTCCCGCCATTGTCCTGGGTTCCTCTCACGCCTTGGCACAGGCACTTCCCGACCATGCCACCGAGCTGGCACCCGTCACGGTCGAAGCATCACGCCTGTATCGCGAACTCTATACCACCCCCATGGCCGTATCCGAAGTCGATGAACAGGCCATCAGCCAGGGCCAGCAACGGGTTCGTCTCGATGAATCCCTCGCTCTGGTGCCAGGTTTGTTCATCCAGAATCGTGATAATTTCGCTCAAGGGCAGCGGGTTTCCATCCGAGGTTTTGGTGCTCGAGCCCCTTTTGGTGTGCGCGGTATCACCATCCTGATGGATGGCATTCCCTATACCCTGCCTGACGGCCAGGCTCAACTGGATGCCATCGACCTGGACAGTGCACGTCAGATCGAAGTGATCCGTGGTCCCGCAGCAGTACAGTACGGTAACGCGGCTGGGGGCGTAGTCTCCGTGACAACCGCAGATGGCCGGGGGGAAGGCCCTTCTACCACGCGATTACATGCCAGCGGAGGTAGTGATGGCTATGCAAAACTGGCCGTACAGAACGGTGGAGAAAATGGTCCCTGGTCCCACCACATCAGTGCGTCCTGGCTACAACTCGATGGTTATCGGGACCACAGCCGGGCCGAAAAGGCACTGTTTGATGCCAAGCTGCGCTATCAGCTGGATGACGACCGAGCCTTAGGCCTTACCCTCAACCTGCTCGACAACCCTGTCGCCGAAGATCCTGGTGGCCTGACCAGAGAACAGGCCGACGACGATCCGCGCCAGGCTGGCCGCTTTACCGAAGACTACGATACTGGCCAGAAAGTCGACCAGCAGGTAATTGGGCTGCACTATGAGGACTTGGCCTTCGGCCCTGGAGCGCTCTATCTACGTGGCTTCACCAGTTGGCGAAACTTTGAGCAGCAACTGCCCTACCCCGGGGACAGCCTGATCGACTACAAGCGCAACTACTATGGCGGCAGCGCAGAGTACCACCAGCGCATGCACCTGGGTGATCTGCCGCTGGATGTCATGTTCGGCATGGATGTTGCCCACCAGGAAGACGACCGCCACCGTCGTGAGATCGCCTTCGATGGCAGTGATCTGGGAGAAGTCGCCAACGAGAGCCAGAGCGCCGACTCGCTGGGGCTTTTCGCCCAGGGCGACCTGGCCTTGAGTGATGCCTGGACATTATCGTTGGGAGGACGCTTCGATCATGTCGCGCTGGAAGTGGACGACGACTATCAGGACGACGGCGACCAGAGTGGCAAGCGTACCTTCGACGAAACCAACGGCAGCCTGGGTATCAGTTATCGCTACCTGCCTTATCATCAGATTTATGCCAATACCAGCACAGCATTCGAAACCCCGACCTTCTCCGAATTCGCCAACCCCGATGGCACCGGCGGCTTTAATCCAGATATCGAGCCACAACGCGCCTGGAGCAGAGAGTTGGGGGCTCGAGGCAGCCTGGGTGAACTGGATTACGACGTAGCCTTGTTCTCCATTGACGTCAAGGATGAGCTGGTTCCCTATGAAGGCAGCAGCGGCCGCACTTTCTATGACAATGCTGGCGATACGTCCCGAGATGGTATCGAAGTCGCATTAGGCTGGCAGCCACTGGATAGCCTGCGTCTCGACTCTGCCCTGACCCTGGCGCGCTATCGCTTCGATCATGTGTCCGGCTCCAATCTCGACGGCAAGCGCCTGCCCGGCCTGCCGGAGACCACCTGGAATACTCAACTGACCTGGTTTGGCCAGGGCAGCGATGCCGCACGCCGCTTTGCCACTCTGGAAACCCAGTATGTCGGTGACATGGTGGCTGACAATGCCAATCAGGTGGATGTCGATGACTACTGGCTGGTCAACCTGCGTGCCGGAGACGGCTGGCGCCTGTCTTCCGGTAATGTTGTGTCCGGCTACATCGGTATTCGCAACCTGTTCGATGAGGCTTACTACGCCAACGTCCGCATCAACGCCAATAATGATCGCTACTTCGAACCGGCTCCTGACCGCTCCTTTTATGCAGGTCTGGAGTTGACCTTCTAG